A genome region from Niveibacterium microcysteis includes the following:
- the tssK gene encoding type VI secretion system baseplate subunit TssK has translation MHPYAWGFRLLRWDKDALSSGVLRLEEVRAVFPDGEFYAAPDADELPEPVNLAQLSFPREAITFHLALPHLRTAGGNQTQAGDTRGNARFRPASELAADLFTRAAEADVMLLRKQPRLLSDQDAIEQFITLPAVRIRKTSTGGYEIDPAFMPPAVAIEALPTLYALLRRTLDILQASAPRFTASIASPARTS, from the coding sequence ATGCACCCCTATGCATGGGGCTTCAGGCTGTTACGGTGGGACAAAGACGCGCTCAGTTCTGGCGTACTACGGCTCGAAGAGGTAAGAGCCGTGTTTCCGGACGGCGAGTTCTACGCTGCGCCAGACGCCGACGAGCTACCTGAGCCCGTCAACCTTGCACAGCTATCGTTTCCGCGGGAAGCGATCACCTTTCACTTGGCTTTGCCCCACCTACGCACGGCGGGCGGCAATCAAACACAGGCGGGAGATACTCGCGGCAACGCGCGCTTTCGCCCAGCGAGCGAACTCGCGGCCGATCTATTCACCCGCGCCGCCGAGGCCGATGTCATGCTCCTACGCAAGCAACCTCGCCTGCTGTCGGACCAGGATGCGATCGAGCAATTCATCACCCTTCCGGCAGTGCGTATCCGCAAAACGTCAACCGGCGGCTACGAAATCGATCCGGCTTTCATGCCACCCGCGGTTGCCATCGAGGCGCTGCCAACGCTCTACGCGCTGCTGCGGCGCACGCTGGATATTCTGCAGGCCAGTGCGCCGCGCTTTACGGCTTCCATCGCGAGCCCAGCAAGAACATCGTAG
- the tssE gene encoding type VI secretion system baseplate subunit TssE, which yields MKGFSPTLFERLFDDAPHRGDDPAPLRRWSIEELKDSVARDLESLLNSRCGLREALLESYPEAARSLASFGMMDFVGLSLANPADRARICATLERTILQHEPRLKRVHVALRGDERSVGRLNFAIQAVLYVPPTAEPVGFDAVLQPCTQQYSVASSRRALQAVA from the coding sequence ATGAAGGGTTTTTCCCCAACCTTGTTTGAGCGACTGTTCGACGATGCGCCGCACCGTGGGGACGATCCGGCGCCGCTGCGGCGCTGGTCGATTGAAGAGCTCAAGGACAGTGTCGCGCGGGACCTTGAGTCCCTGCTCAATAGCCGTTGCGGCTTGCGTGAAGCCTTGTTGGAAAGCTACCCGGAGGCGGCGCGCTCGCTGGCCAGTTTTGGCATGATGGATTTCGTCGGCCTGAGCCTCGCCAATCCGGCCGACAGAGCGCGAATTTGCGCAACGCTCGAGCGGACGATTTTGCAACATGAGCCACGGCTCAAACGGGTGCACGTCGCACTGCGTGGCGACGAACGTAGCGTTGGCCGTTTGAATTTCGCGATCCAGGCCGTGCTGTATGTGCCGCCGACGGCGGAGCCGGTTGGCTTCGATGCGGTGTTGCAGCCTTGCACGCAACAGTACTCCGTCGCGAGCAGCCGACGTGCGCTTCAGGCGGTCGCATGA
- a CDS encoding Hcp family type VI secretion system effector: MKDIYVQFKGKYDIKGESRDAEHKEWIEVSSWSHLIRQPRSATASTAGGHTAERCEHGEMIFVKDLDLTSPRIWEGCSAGHTFDEVTIDFMRADGDKRVKYLEIKLKHVLLASVTPSVAGEGIPTETFTLKYAAVQWTYTAQDIAGGVKGNKVAKWSLAKNNSTYEI, translated from the coding sequence GTGAAGGACATTTACGTTCAGTTCAAAGGCAAGTACGACATCAAGGGCGAGTCCCGCGATGCTGAGCACAAGGAATGGATCGAGGTCAGCTCCTGGAGCCACCTGATTCGCCAGCCGCGTTCGGCGACCGCGTCGACCGCCGGCGGCCACACCGCCGAGCGTTGCGAGCACGGCGAAATGATCTTCGTGAAGGACCTGGATCTGACCTCGCCGCGCATCTGGGAAGGCTGCTCGGCCGGTCACACCTTCGACGAAGTGACCATCGACTTCATGCGTGCGGATGGCGATAAGCGCGTGAAGTACCTCGAGATCAAGCTCAAGCATGTACTGCTGGCGTCGGTGACGCCGTCGGTGGCCGGCGAAGGCATCCCGACGGAGACTTTCACGCTGAAGTACGCCGCTGTGCAATGGACCTACACCGCACAGGACATCGCTGGCGGTGTCAAGGGCAACAAGGTTGCCAAGTGGAGCCTGGCGAAGAACAACTCGACCTACGAGATCTAA
- the tssG gene encoding type VI secretion system baseplate subunit TssG produces MTWCSCEASVLKCSRAVVCGPAAHRVLPGCPLAARHLRRRNERAHEALGEHVRFGNSLALSFPASEIEQLEIESRAEDGSPQRVKLTPAFLGFTGNQGVLPQHYTERLLDREVLHRDRAARAFLDIFANRSAVQFFGAWEKYRPHFQFEAEGRSRYLPTVLSFAGFGATALRERLDDGSDASLHDETLAYYAGILRTAPRSVSAIAAVLAEYFDAPIKLVPFVGQWFRLPDESLAQLGMANATLGVDAVCGARIYQRDSRIRIEVGPLARSAFLSFMPGGSAARALDRLLGIALGPTIEVELRVLLDRREVQPLKGWPRRWRAPRLGQLACERA; encoded by the coding sequence GTGACATGGTGCTCGTGTGAGGCGTCCGTTCTCAAGTGCAGTCGGGCGGTTGTTTGCGGCCCCGCAGCGCACCGAGTTCTTCCAGGCTGTCCGCTTGCTGCGCGACATCTTCGGCGGCGCAATGAGCGCGCGCACGAGGCCTTGGGCGAACATGTCCGGTTTGGTAACTCGCTTGCGCTGTCGTTTCCGGCCAGCGAAATCGAGCAGCTGGAGATTGAGTCCCGCGCGGAGGACGGCTCGCCGCAACGGGTCAAGCTGACGCCGGCCTTTCTCGGATTCACAGGCAACCAGGGTGTGCTGCCGCAGCACTACACCGAGCGCCTGCTTGACCGCGAGGTGCTGCACCGTGACCGCGCTGCGCGCGCCTTCCTGGATATTTTCGCCAACCGGAGCGCCGTTCAGTTCTTTGGCGCCTGGGAGAAATACCGGCCGCATTTTCAGTTCGAGGCAGAAGGCCGCTCGCGCTATCTGCCCACGGTATTGTCGTTCGCTGGGTTTGGCGCGACGGCCTTGCGCGAGCGTCTCGACGATGGCTCCGACGCATCGCTACACGACGAGACGCTGGCTTACTACGCAGGCATTTTGCGCACCGCGCCCCGCTCGGTGTCGGCGATTGCGGCGGTGCTGGCCGAGTACTTTGACGCGCCGATCAAGCTGGTTCCGTTTGTTGGTCAATGGTTCCGCTTGCCGGACGAGAGCCTTGCCCAACTCGGCATGGCAAACGCCACGCTGGGCGTCGATGCCGTCTGCGGCGCGCGGATCTACCAGCGCGATTCGCGCATCCGCATCGAGGTCGGGCCGCTTGCGCGCAGTGCATTCCTATCGTTCATGCCGGGGGGCTCTGCGGCGCGCGCTCTCGACCGACTTCTCGGCATCGCGCTTGGACCGACCATCGAGGTCGAGCTCCGTGTGCTGCTCGATCGCCGTGAGGTTCAACCCTTGAAAGGTTGGCCTCGCAGGTGGCGGGCGCCTCGGTTGGGACAGCTGGCTTGCGAGCGAGCC
- a CDS encoding tetratricopeptide repeat protein — protein MKNSGRRFNTATSAASVCVALLLSACATTSQLSELDQFKDVAAVQQRVDELVASGDVQKAQAMLESTAKANPTDPAPWVRMAQLQFDRGNYSGTIAAADEAVQRDPANVQAKGWRSSPAFGSQCGIFKSCVVVSRSAAIRAAKLSDWRAPCARRSRRMYSFRSLRRTIRRRRGLRAALRSQQPPLPLLPRQPRLRRPQPSNLPPQRRLHRSPPLLQPKPLPTPSALSSNRPRYEQETNHGQEGKCSAEADPCAPAARAADL, from the coding sequence ATGAAGAATTCCGGACGTCGTTTTAACACTGCTACATCGGCGGCTTCCGTCTGCGTAGCGCTGCTCTTGAGTGCCTGCGCAACCACCTCACAGCTCTCCGAGCTGGACCAATTCAAGGATGTCGCGGCAGTCCAGCAGCGCGTCGATGAACTGGTGGCGTCGGGGGATGTCCAGAAGGCGCAGGCGATGCTCGAAAGCACCGCCAAGGCCAATCCCACCGATCCGGCGCCGTGGGTGCGCATGGCCCAGTTGCAATTTGATCGCGGTAACTACTCGGGAACGATTGCCGCTGCGGATGAGGCTGTGCAGCGGGACCCGGCGAACGTTCAGGCGAAGGGCTGGCGCTCGTCGCCAGCCTTCGGATCGCAGTGCGGAATATTCAAGAGTTGCGTGGTGGTGTCGCGCTCGGCGGCGATACGCGCGGCGAAGCTGAGCGACTGGCGCGCACCCTGCGCGAGACGATCAAGGAGGATGTACTCGTTCCGGTCGCTCCGGCGAACGATCCGAAGAAGGCGCGGACTGCGAGCCGCTCTGCGAAGCCAGCAACCTCCTCTGCCGCTGCTCCCGCGACAACCGCGGCTGCGGCGACCCCAGCCGTCAAACCTGCCCCCGCAACGCCGACTGCATCGAAGTCCCCCGCTCCTGCAGCCAAAGCCTCTGCCGACCCCTTCGGCGCTCTCAAGTAACCGACCCCGATACGAACAGGAAACCAATCATGGCCAAGAAGGAAAGTGTTCAGCAGAAGCTGACCCGTGTGCGCCCGCCGCGCGTGCAGCTGACCTATGA